aaccTGAAGGCCGCTGAGCTTAGACTAGGCTTGCCTGGTTCTGAGTCCCCTGAGAGGGGTTTAGTTTCTGGAGCCAAAAGGGGGTATTCTGACACCATGAATGGTGCTTTCTCTAGATCTGAGGTTGATTCTGCTAAAGGTCACAGTGGGTTGTTGTTCTATCCTAAGGGTGGAAGCAAGATTCTTGGTGCTGTTGTACCTGCAGAGAGTAATCTTCAGCAGTCTTCTATGGCCAATGCTGTGAAAGATCCATCGCCAAGACCAGCACAGGAGAAAAAGCCTCTGATTCTAACTAGTAATGGACATGGGGTTGCCCCAGCCGCTAAGTAAATCTTTCAGAACCTCCCCTTAAAATTAACTACTACAGCATGAAGCTAGAGTTTTTGtgttctttttcattcttttgtaAATAGTAAGATTATATCTTAACTGAATCTTACCTCCCATGGGTTTGTCTAATTATCTTCTTGAACTGAACCTTAATAGTTAACACTATGGTTTGGACTTCCGGTGTTGCTCGAAAAGTTTTCTCGTCCTTATTTGCTCAACCTTCAAAGAGCTACCATGTTTTGTCCCATTCTTTCAATTGAATCCTCCGTAAGCTTGTTCTGCTGTTACTTCTTTCCTCTGTGTTTAATcaacatgtatttttttttcCAAAGGGAGAGGGAGAATTGGGGTTTTCAAGTTCTTGAGCTGGCTCTCGGGCTGAGGGTTTTCTAGTGTAGGGTTAAGGTTTGCATACACATTGCCTTCTCTAAGCCCCAAagccccacttgtgggattccactgggttgttgttgttgagttgGCAAATGCTAAATTAGTAAGGAAATTAAGGACCTAGCTGCTCCTGGAACTACATAGTAACTGGAGCTACTTTTGTTTTCTGGTCAGGGCACAGGTAGTAGGATGGCCACCAATTCGATCTTTTCGGAAGAAGTCAATGGTCAGTAATCCTCCCAAGACTGAGGAGGATGTGGATGGTACGTTAGGATCTGCTTGTGTTTATGTCAAAGTCAGCATGGA
The Nicotiana sylvestris chromosome 11, ASM39365v2, whole genome shotgun sequence DNA segment above includes these coding regions:
- the LOC104221681 gene encoding auxin-responsive protein IAA8-like; this encodes MNGAFSRSEVDSAKGHSGLLFYPKGGSKILGAVVPAESNLQQSSMANAVKDPSPRPAQEKKPLILTSNGHGVAPAAKAQVVGWPPIRSFRKKSMVSNPPKTEEDVDGTLGSACVYVKVSMDDAPYLRKVDLRIYKSYNDLSLALEKMFSCFTIGQCGTEGIPIRDGLTESRLMDLLHGSEYVLTYEDKDGDWMLVGDVPWEMFTESCKRLRIMKSSDAIGLAPRAMEKYKNR